A stretch of the Paucidesulfovibrio longus DSM 6739 genome encodes the following:
- a CDS encoding aminotransferase-like domain-containing protein: MEDKFARRMSSVHRSFIREILKVTADPSIISFAGGLPNPECFPYEAISEAARRALADKPVNALQYSTTEGDPELRAWIAERYFTRMGLRLEPDDILITTGSQQCVDLVAKVFLDKGDAVVLERPAYLGAIQSFSVFEPTFRTIPLHTDGPDLAALESLLDQGPAKLFYAVPNFQNPSGMSYSLEKRQAVAELCLRRDLLFVEDDPYGELRFKGEHLPSVYTFTKGRSILMGSFSKIATPGFRIGWIVASGGVRDALIRVKQASDLHTPSLTQRIMIELLKHYDMDAHIAMIRERYGKQSRVMVDAIQRHFPEGVTISDPEGGMFLWVTLPEGYSSMKLIDKAVERKVAFVPGKPFYVEEGRGENTLRLNFSNASEEMIEEGVSRLGSALREFLGQ; encoded by the coding sequence ATGGAAGACAAATTCGCGCGGCGCATGTCCAGCGTGCACCGCTCCTTCATCCGCGAAATCCTCAAGGTCACGGCCGACCCCTCGATCATCTCGTTCGCCGGCGGCCTCCCCAATCCCGAATGTTTCCCCTACGAGGCTATTTCCGAGGCCGCCCGCCGCGCTCTCGCGGACAAGCCCGTGAACGCGCTCCAGTATTCGACCACGGAAGGCGACCCGGAGCTGCGCGCCTGGATCGCCGAGCGCTATTTCACGCGCATGGGACTCCGGCTGGAACCGGACGACATCCTGATCACCACGGGTTCGCAGCAGTGCGTCGATCTCGTGGCCAAGGTCTTTCTGGACAAGGGCGATGCCGTGGTGCTGGAACGTCCCGCCTATCTCGGCGCAATCCAGTCCTTTTCCGTTTTCGAGCCGACCTTCAGGACCATTCCGCTGCACACGGACGGTCCGGATCTCGCCGCGCTGGAAAGCCTGCTCGATCAAGGCCCGGCCAAGCTTTTCTACGCCGTGCCCAACTTTCAGAACCCGTCGGGCATGTCCTATTCCCTGGAAAAGCGGCAGGCCGTGGCCGAGCTTTGCCTTCGGCGCGACCTGCTTTTCGTGGAGGACGACCCCTACGGCGAGCTGCGCTTCAAGGGCGAACACCTGCCCTCGGTCTATACCTTCACCAAGGGGCGCTCCATCCTCATGGGCTCCTTCTCCAAGATCGCGACTCCGGGGTTCCGCATCGGCTGGATCGTGGCGAGCGGCGGCGTGCGCGACGCGCTCATCCGCGTCAAGCAGGCTTCGGACCTGCACACCCCGTCCCTGACCCAGCGGATCATGATCGAGCTGCTCAAGCATTACGACATGGACGCGCACATCGCCATGATCCGCGAGCGGTACGGCAAGCAGAGCCGGGTCATGGTGGACGCCATCCAGCGGCATTTCCCCGAGGGCGTGACCATCTCCGATCCCGAAGGCGGCATGTTCCTTTGGGTCACGCTGCCCGAAGGCTATTCCTCCATGAAGCTCATCGACAAGGCCGTGGAGCGCAAGGTGGCCTTTGTCCCCGGCAAGCCGTTCTACGTTGAGGAGGGACGCGGCGAGAATACGCTGCGGTTGAACTTCTCCAACGCTTCCGAAGAAATGATCGAAGAAGGAGTGTCCCGCCTCGGTTCGGCCCTGCGGGAATTTCTCGGCCAATAG
- a CDS encoding DVU0772 family protein, with amino-acid sequence MGSLRDYRNLEIDWDMTPEDAVTLYLEWGNNSWRARFQPVRSKDDYSNYFVVYNWDEKPKAILIRRNSEEARELWARELPEALAQDFRDHVGGLKGVYPPSDKVRTWLRDQFNN; translated from the coding sequence ATGGGAAGCCTGAGAGACTATCGAAATCTGGAAATCGACTGGGACATGACTCCCGAAGACGCTGTCACACTCTATTTGGAATGGGGCAACAATTCTTGGAGAGCGCGCTTTCAGCCGGTGCGGTCCAAGGATGATTATTCCAATTATTTCGTCGTATACAACTGGGACGAGAAGCCGAAGGCCATACTCATCCGCCGCAATTCCGAAGAGGCCAGAGAGCTTTGGGCCAGGGAGCTGCCCGAGGCGCTTGCCCAAGACTTCAGGGATCACGTTGGCGGATTGAAGGGCGTATATCCCCCCAGCGACAAGGTTCGTACCTGGCTGCGCGACCAGTTCAACAACTAG
- a CDS encoding FAD-dependent oxidoreductase, with protein MSQHVLIIGAVALGPKAACRFKRLEPGSTVTMIDQNSCFSYGGCGIPYYVSGDVSDVKELCNTSFHMTRDEKFFKEVKGVDMQPRTRALSIDREKKQVLVERLDSGEQETLSYDKLVIATGSSPRRLPLPGAELEGVHVVADLNDAEKIRAAVTRGEVSKAVIVGAGFIGLEMAEALTDMWGVETTVVEITDQILPGLVSPTIARMARRHMEEQGVEFQLGQTVQRIEPAEGGERVAKVVTSAGELEADLVILAAGVVPSDKLARDCGLACSERGGILVDEQMRTSDPDIFAGGDCVVVKHLVSGQPFFLPLGSMSNRQGRIIGDNLAGRGKTFPGAVGSFVVKLFETSVAGTGMSLAAARRAGLDAVSVFQIQLDRAHFYPTKELMTLELVVEKGTRRVLGIQGFAGSGDAMVGRVNAVAALLPRKPTVDDLSTMELAYSPPFASAMDVLNSLGNVADNVLEGRNVGILPDEFAECWESDQGECYFLDCREAADAGQYVERLEKWHNIPQGKLAERIAELPRDKRIVLVCNTGARSYEAQITLMDQGFADVLNLQGGMAGLKKWGLEL; from the coding sequence ATGTCTCAACACGTGCTCATCATCGGCGCGGTGGCCCTTGGTCCCAAGGCGGCCTGCCGCTTCAAGCGGCTCGAGCCGGGCTCCACCGTGACCATGATCGACCAGAACAGCTGCTTTTCCTATGGCGGCTGCGGCATTCCCTACTACGTTTCCGGCGACGTCTCGGATGTGAAGGAACTGTGCAACACCAGCTTCCACATGACCCGCGACGAGAAGTTCTTCAAAGAGGTCAAAGGGGTGGACATGCAGCCCCGGACCCGTGCCCTGTCCATTGACCGCGAGAAGAAACAGGTGCTCGTGGAGCGGCTGGACAGCGGCGAGCAGGAAACCCTTTCCTACGACAAGCTGGTCATCGCCACGGGCAGTTCGCCCCGCCGCCTGCCCCTGCCCGGAGCCGAGCTGGAAGGCGTGCACGTGGTCGCGGATCTCAACGATGCGGAGAAGATCCGCGCGGCCGTGACCAGGGGCGAGGTTTCCAAGGCCGTGATCGTGGGCGCTGGCTTCATCGGCCTGGAGATGGCCGAGGCGCTCACGGACATGTGGGGCGTGGAAACCACGGTGGTGGAGATCACCGACCAGATCCTGCCCGGACTCGTCAGCCCGACCATCGCGCGCATGGCCCGGCGGCACATGGAGGAGCAGGGCGTCGAATTCCAGCTCGGACAAACCGTGCAGCGCATTGAGCCCGCCGAGGGCGGCGAGCGCGTCGCCAAGGTCGTTACCTCGGCGGGAGAGCTGGAGGCCGATCTCGTGATCCTGGCGGCGGGCGTCGTGCCGAGCGACAAGCTCGCGCGCGACTGCGGCCTGGCGTGCAGCGAGCGCGGCGGCATCCTCGTGGACGAGCAGATGCGCACCTCGGACCCGGACATCTTTGCGGGCGGCGACTGCGTCGTGGTCAAGCACCTCGTTTCGGGCCAGCCGTTCTTCCTGCCCCTGGGGTCCATGTCCAACCGCCAGGGCCGGATCATCGGCGACAACCTGGCCGGGCGCGGCAAGACCTTTCCCGGTGCGGTGGGCTCCTTCGTGGTCAAGCTTTTCGAGACCTCCGTGGCGGGCACGGGCATGTCCCTGGCCGCGGCCAGGCGGGCCGGACTCGACGCGGTCAGCGTCTTCCAGATTCAGCTCGACCGGGCGCATTTCTATCCCACCAAGGAGCTGATGACCCTGGAGCTGGTGGTGGAAAAAGGAACCCGCCGCGTGCTCGGCATCCAGGGCTTCGCCGGTTCGGGCGACGCCATGGTCGGCCGCGTCAACGCCGTGGCCGCGCTCCTGCCCCGCAAGCCCACAGTGGACGACCTTTCCACCATGGAGCTGGCCTATTCCCCGCCTTTCGCCTCGGCCATGGACGTGCTCAACTCCCTGGGCAACGTGGCCGACAACGTGCTCGAAGGCCGCAACGTGGGCATCCTGCCGGACGAGTTCGCCGAATGCTGGGAATCCGACCAGGGCGAATGCTACTTCCTGGATTGCCGCGAGGCCGCGGACGCCGGACAATACGTGGAACGCCTGGAGAAATGGCACAACATTCCGCAGGGCAAGCTGGCCGAGCGCATTGCCGAGCTGCCCCGCGACAAGCGCATCGTGCTCGTCTGCAACACCGGAGCGCGCTCCTACGAGGCGCAGATCACGCTCATGGACCAGGGCTTC
- a CDS encoding Fe-S-containing hydro-lyase, giving the protein MKEYKLQTPLTDEDVAQLKAGDVVKLSGVIYSARDAAHKRIIDLLDKGEDTPFPLQGAVVYYVGPSPAPPGRPIGSAGPTTSYRMDTYAPRLHSLGLKASIGKGKRNDAVKQALKDHTAVYFGATGGAGALLSQCIEQSKVIAFEELGPEAVRAMKVKDFPLLVVNDSHGGELYAKPKLDPAD; this is encoded by the coding sequence ATGAAGGAATACAAGCTGCAAACCCCGCTCACCGACGAGGACGTGGCCCAGCTCAAGGCCGGGGACGTGGTCAAGCTTTCCGGCGTGATCTACTCCGCCCGCGACGCCGCGCACAAGCGCATCATCGACCTGCTGGACAAGGGCGAAGACACGCCTTTTCCCCTCCAGGGCGCCGTGGTCTACTATGTGGGGCCTTCCCCCGCGCCTCCGGGCCGTCCCATCGGCTCTGCCGGTCCGACCACGAGCTACCGCATGGACACCTACGCGCCGCGCCTGCACAGCCTGGGCCTCAAGGCCTCCATCGGCAAGGGCAAGCGCAACGACGCGGTCAAGCAGGCGCTCAAGGACCACACGGCCGTGTACTTCGGGGCCACGGGCGGCGCGGGCGCGCTGCTCTCCCAGTGCATAGAGCAGTCCAAGGTCATCGCCTTCGAGGAACTTGGACCCGAAGCGGTGCGGGCCATGAAGGTCAAGGATTTCCCGTTACTTGTGGTCAACGATTCCCACGGGGGCGAATTATACGCGAAACCGAAGCTTGACCCAGCGGATTAA
- a CDS encoding fumarate hydratase: MRKIKTADIVEAVAAMCVSANTKLPDDVRRAFEAAYAEEDAPAAKEIFRQLLENADLAMNTKLPLCQDTGLAVFFVEMGEEVFVEGNLKEAINAGVRKGYEEGYLRKSTCHPLTRKNVGDNTPAVIHIDVVPGDKLRIIYMAKGGGSENMSRVTMLSPAQGWEGIKKFVIQRVAEAGPNPCPPTILGIGVGGSFDHSAKIAKRALFRELDDVHPDPEVAKLEQELLEAVNKLGVGPMGMGGKTTCLAVKIALEPCHIASLPVAVNVQCHSARHEEVVL; encoded by the coding sequence AGGCCGTGGCCGCGATGTGCGTTTCCGCCAACACCAAGCTCCCGGACGACGTGCGCCGCGCCTTCGAGGCGGCCTACGCCGAGGAGGACGCTCCGGCCGCCAAGGAAATCTTCCGGCAGCTTCTGGAAAACGCCGACCTGGCCATGAACACCAAGCTGCCCCTGTGTCAGGACACCGGGCTGGCCGTGTTTTTCGTGGAGATGGGCGAGGAGGTCTTCGTGGAGGGCAACCTCAAGGAAGCCATCAACGCGGGCGTCCGCAAGGGCTACGAGGAAGGCTACCTGCGCAAGTCCACCTGCCATCCGTTGACCCGCAAGAACGTCGGCGACAATACGCCCGCCGTGATCCACATCGACGTGGTGCCCGGCGACAAGCTGCGGATCATCTACATGGCCAAGGGCGGCGGCAGCGAAAACATGTCCCGCGTGACCATGCTCTCCCCGGCCCAGGGCTGGGAGGGCATCAAGAAATTCGTGATCCAGCGGGTGGCCGAGGCCGGTCCCAACCCCTGCCCGCCGACGATCCTGGGCATCGGGGTGGGCGGCTCCTTCGACCATTCGGCCAAGATCGCCAAGCGCGCCCTGTTCCGCGAGCTGGACGACGTGCATCCCGATCCGGAAGTCGCCAAGCTGGAGCAGGAGCTGCTGGAAGCCGTGAACAAGCTCGGCGTGGGGCCCATGGGCATGGGCGGCAAGACCACCTGCCTGGCCGTGAAGATCGCCCTGGAGCCCTGCCACATCGCCAGCCTGCCCGTGGCCGTGAACGTGCAGTGCCACTCGGCGCGCCATGAGGAGGTCGTGCTCTGA